Within the Halorhabdus rudnickae genome, the region ACATGGTCGGAGCGCTGGCCCGGGTGAACAATAACTACGAGCAGCTCTCGCCGAAAGCCACGGCTGTCGCCGAGTCCGTCGGGCTAGAACCGGGTTGCCACAACCCCTACATGAACAACGTGGCCCAGCTGGTCGAGACGGCCCACCTCGTCGAGGAGTCGATCCGGCTACTCGACGAACTGCTTGCCGATGGGCTCGCCCCGCAGTCGGATTACCATACGCCCGATATCGATGTGAAAGCGGGTCGCGGCATCGGCGCCGTCGAGGTGCCGCGTGGCATCCTCTTCCACGATTACACTTACGACGACGCAGGTGACGTCACGGAGGCCAACTGCGTCATCCCCACCAACCAGAACCACGCCAACATCCAGAAAGACATGGAGAAACTCGTACCGGAGATCATCGATCAGCCCGACGACGACATCGAACTGACCCTGGAGATGCTCGTTCGGGCCTACGATCCGTGTATCTCCTGCTCGACGCACTACCTCGACGTCGAGTTCGTCGGTGACGAGACATGAGGGCTGTCGTAGTCCAGACGCGACACGATCGACCATGAGTGCCGATCGCGCTGTCGTCGCGCTGGGGAACCCGTACCGCCGTGACGACGGCGTTGGTCCCGCGCTCCTCGCGCGCCTCCGCGATCGCGATCTCCCGTCGGTGGACTGTCTCGACCTCGGGGACGCGGGGTTCGATCTGGTCCACGTTGTGATGGACTACGAGGGCGTCGTGATCGTCGACGCCGTGGACTTCGGCGGTGACGCGGGTGAGATTGACGTGTTCGATCCCGCAGACGCGACGGAGATGGTCGATCGACGGGGCACACACGCCACGGATCTCTTCGAACTCTTCGAACTCGGTGACGGGCTGGCGGAGACGGAGACGGCGATCCGCGTCGTCGGTATCCAGCCGGCTGAGACGGGGTTCGGGGAAGGGTTGTCCCCCGCGATCGCTGAGCGGGCCCCCGCGGCATTAGACGCACTCGAGAGGGCACTCCAGTGTGTCTGATGGAACAGGGCCGCGCGATCCGGTGGCCGATGAGATGTCCCCGAGATCCAGAAGACGCTCGCCCTGCCGTCGTGGGCACACCGCAATCGGGCCGGGGACATCTGGGACGAAAGAAACCGAGACCCAGGTTTGAATATAGATTGTCCCAACCATGCTCCTATGAAGGTCGTCCCGATTGGTCTCGGGCAGGCCGGGGGGAAGATTACCCAGGCGCTCGCAACCCACGATTACGAACTGGACTTCGGTGCTGTCCAGGACGCAATGGCAGTCAACACGGCCAACGCTGACCTCCAGTCTCTCGACATCGACACGATGATGATCGGACAGGATCGCGTGAAAGGCCACGGCGTTGGCGGCGACAACGAACTCGGCGCCGAGATAATGCAGTCGGAAGCCAACGAAGTTCTCGACGGTCTCGACGGCCGGGTCACGTCCCAGGCTGAGGCGATCATGATCGTCGCCGGCCTCGGCGGGGGGACGGGCAGTGGCGGCGCGCCGGTCCTGGCGAAGGAACTCAAGCGTATCTACGACGTCCCGGTCTACGTCCTCGGTGTGCTCCCAGGTCGCGGCGAAGGAGCCATCTACCAGGCCAACGCCGGTCGGTCGCTGAAGACCGTCGCACGAGAGGCCGACGCGACGCTGCTGATCGACAACGACGCCTGGAAAAGCTCCGGAGAGAGTATCGGCGAAGGCTTCGAGACGATCAACGATCACATCGCCCAGCGTGTGGGGCTGTTGCTCGCCTCGGGAGAGGTCGTCGAAGGGGTCGGCGAGAGCGTCGTCGACTCCAGCGAGATAATCAACACCCTCAAACCGGGCGGAGTCGCGGCGCTTGGCTACGCCAGCGCCGAGGCGAGCACGGACGGCGCCAACAACGTCAACACGATCACGAGCCTGACGCGCAACGCCCTGCTGACGGGAACGAGCTTACCCAACGCCGTCAAAGCCGAGACGGCACTGCTAGTCATCGCCGGGGAACCGGATCGGATCTCCCGGAAGGGCGTCGAGCGAGCCCGTCGGTGGATCGAGGACGAGACCGGCAGCCTGGAGGTCCGTGGCGGGGACTTTCCGCTCGAGACCGATCGACTGGCGGCACTCGTACTACTTGGCGGCGTCGAACGATCCGAGCGAATGCAACAGTTCATGGACCGCGCGGCGGAGGCTGCCAAAGCGTCACAGGAACCACAGGAGGAGACCGACTTCCGCAACGAAGAACTCGAGGACCTCTTCTGACCGACGCTCACGCGTCGGATCTGCTATCGCTCCCGTCTTCGCCGCCCTCACCCGGTTCCTCCCCAGAGGCCTGCTCCTCGTCCTCGAGTTCGACCTCCGCGAGCGCCTCTGCAATCTCGTCGTCGTCGGCCGCGTCTTCGGGTTCTTCCTCGACCGACGCCTCCGCCGCCGGCTCGTCGGCTGGCGGCTCCAGCTGGTCCGAGTACGCGAACTCCGAGACGGACCCGTCCGCCGCGTCATCGGACTCGTCGGCGGGGTCCTCGGCAGGTGTCTCACCGAATTCAGCAGGAGAATCCTCGGCAGACGTCTCACCGAATTCAACAGGGGAATCCTCGGCAGACGTCTCACCGAACTCGTCGGCGGACGCCTGACTACTCTCATCTCCGGCCGTGCGTCCCTCGTCGAACCACTCGCCCTCCTCAGTGGTATCCGAGAGGCCGTTCGTACCGGACTCGACCGTTATCTCGGACGCAAAGCCGTCCTCGAGTGTCCGGCGCATTCGTTCGAGTTCGCCCTCGACGCGCTGGAGTCGGGACTCCAGCTGTTCGCCGGGCGGCCGGAGGATAGACTGCCGATGTTCCAGCAACCACCTGGCGTAGGCCTCGGGTGACTCGAACCCGCGTTCGGCGGCTTCCTCGGCCAGCGAGTCGACCGTCTCGGGGTCCAGATCGATCTCCATCTTGGCCCTGATAGGACGCCTCACTGCAAAAAACTGCCCCCCGTGATCGGGATCGACCGTCTCTCGGCAGCCGCCGCCCTCGTAGTGATTACTGTAGATCAGTTCCACATCGACCGCACGCATTCGCACTGTCGAAGCGGTACAGAGCGTCAGTACTCACTCTCAGACGAGGCTGGCCCCGTCGAACTCCGTCCGGTCGTACTCGACCTCGAGTAGCGAGAGGATGGTCGGCGCGACATCGTACAGATCCACGTCGTTGATCCGGACGTCATCGTCGTCGACGAACAAGCAGGCGTTGTCGAAGCTGTGCATCCCGTTCCGCGGGCCGACGTCGAAGACCGCCTCGCTCCCCTTGAACCCAGCTTTCAGGTCGAAACCGTGATTCGGGATCACGACGAGGTCAGGTGCGATGTCGGCGTGATCGCCACGGAAGGCGTCCTCCTTGGTGACGACGCGATCGGCGACGGGGGTCCCGTCGGGCCCTTCCCAGGCCTCGAGTTTCGCCTTGAGTTCGTTCCGGACCTCGTCGTACTCCTCCTCGGCGACGCCGCCGTTGGCCTCCCGGCCCTCGAGATTTACGTAGAACCGCCCCGGAATCAGCGAGTAAGCCTTCGTCGACTCGTCCAGGTCGGCCAGTTCCTCGGGGTCGTCGGCATCGAACTCGAGCCAGCCCTCCTCTCGGAGCCACTCGTTGCAGTGGACCTCGTGTTCGAGCGTGGTGAACCCGTGGTCGCTCGCAACGATCAGCGTCACGTCGTCGGACAACTGCTCGCGCAGGCGACCGATGTAGTCGTCGACCGTCTCGTAGAACGCTAGGAACTCCTCGTAGTACTCGTCTTCCGTCTCGTAGTCTTCGAACAAGAAGTGGTTGACCCGGTCGGTCGTCATGAAGACGCCGAAAAAGAGGTCCCAATCGTCGGCGTCGATATACTGCTCGAAGGCCTCGTAGCGCTTCTCGATCGTCTCGTAAGCGTCATCGAGAAAGTCCGTCTTGTCGTCGTCGTGGCCGAGTTTGGCGTTGACGTCGATTCGGTAGTCGTTGTCTTTGAGAGTATCCCGGAGTTCGTCGGGGTAAGCCGCTTTCTCGACGCCGGGGGAGAGAAAGCCCGAGACCATCCGCTGGACGTCCCGCTGGGGCGGGAACGTGACCGGGACGTTCAGCACTGTCGCGTCGCGGCCGGCCGACTGGACACGGTCCCACAACCGGGTCGCCTGCACGTCTTGCCCCATGGGGACGTACGTCTCGGCGGACCCGATCTCGCGATCCTGGAAGCCGTAGACGCCGGTCTGACCGGGGTTGACGCCGGTCGTCAGCGACGGCCAGCAGGCGGACGATTCCGGTGGGACGATGCTGTCGATGGCCCCCCCGGCGCCCTCCTGGGCGATCGCAGTAAGGTTCTCGAAGCGCTCCTCGTTGTCGGCGATCAGACTGTAGGGGACGCCGTCGATACCGATAAAGGCGACCCGGGGATCGTCGTCGCCGCGTATCCGATCGAACAGACCCATACCCCGCGGTACACGAGAGTGACACAAGAAGGTTCTTCTAGGGGACGAAGGCAACGGCTCACCGCGACACCGGCAAATATCGCGCGATCAGTCGTCTCGGTCCGTTCGCTCGCCGTCCGAGGTGGGCGCCGGTTCGGCCGGTCTGAAGTTTTCCGGGACGACGGTGAAGTGGGCGATCCCGACCGTGGGGCGTTCTGCTGCCATCACACTCATACCCACGGTCGCACTACCCAAATAATTACCCATAATCATACCGCATGCGTAGAGCGGGAAGCAATAACCGGGGAACATCACGGGCCGGAAAAAACACTGCGACGACCGTACAGCGTTCGCGTTAGGCGAAGTTGTCCTCGTAAAGGTCCTGGGCGTGTTCGATCGCGTCCATCGCAGCCTGCTTGTCCTCGAAGCCCTGCGTCTCGACTTCTTTGCCTTCCTCTAGGTTCTTGTAGGTCGCGAAGAACTCGTCGATTTCGTCCAGCGTCTGCTGGGGGATGTCTTCGAGGTCCTCGATGTGGTCGTACCGTGGATCCTCGGTCGGGACAGCGATGACCTTATCGTCTTGTTCGCCGTCGTCGTCCATCTTCATCAGTGCGACTGGGCGAGCCTCGATGACACAGCCCGGGAACGTCTGGTCTTCGACGAGGACGAGCACGTCGAAGGGGTCCTCGTCGTCGTAATACGACTGGGGAATGAACCCGTAGTCGCTGGGATAATGGACGTTGCTGTGCAGGACACGGTCCAACACGACGCCAGGCACGTCTTTGTCGTACTCGTACTTGTTGCGCTCGCCTTTCAGGCACTCAACGACTGCGTAAATCTCCTCTGGCGGGTTCGGTCCGGTCTCGAGATCGGTCCAAAGATTCGTCATCACATCCCCCTCCGGCAGGCCGAAAAAAATGCCTTTCGAGTCCCGAAATGGGGCCCAGCCACCGAGGTCATAACGACAAAATACCAGAAGAGAAATTTCGCGTACTGTCGGTACAGTTGACAAAGGTTAAATGTCGTGATGACATTCATCCAACCATGTCAGAGGCGCAAAGCGAAATAGAAGCTCCGAGTATCGCACGAGAACTGACCGCGTTCCAGCAGAATATCTTGGTCATCCTGGCCGAAGAGGCCCGCTACGGGCTCGCGGTCAAGCGTGAACTCGAGACCTACTACGATTCGGACGTCAACCACGGGCGGCTCTATCCCAACCTCGACGACCTCGTCGAGATGGATCTGGTGGAGAAAAGCGAACTTGACAAGCGGACCAACGAGTACGGTCTCACCGAGAAGGGCTACGAGGTCCTCCTCGAGCAGATCGAGTGGGAACTTGCGAAGATTATCCAGACTGAAGATCGAGCCGAAGACTTCGAAGACCTTCTCGAAGCGGCCCGATAAGACGTTCTGACAACGGTTTGAGTGGCGTTTTCGCCATCAGACCGTGGTAATGATTTCGCACGACCAGCCGTCGGTACGACTTCATCTCCCCACGACCCAGCATCACTCGATCGGTGGCCGATCGACGCCCGCTACATCGAAGGCCAACCGGAGCGACTCCACCAGGACGGTGCGCTGCTGGTCGCTCGGCCAGACGTTACGTGGGTAATACTCCGTGCGGAACTCCACGACGTGTTCGGGGGTTGCACGGGCGATCCGGGTGGCGTGGTGGTTTCCCATGAAGTCGGCAAACGCACGGACGTTGGCCCCGTGGACGGGACCGTGCTGGTCAGCGACTTGCTCGACGAGGGCGCTGTTGTCCCGTTCGACGGCTTCCCAGTCATCGTCACCGCCTTCCAGCGGGCGCTCGATTGCGCGCGAACGGTCGTCGATCCGCTCGAGGACGACCTCGCCGTCCGCGAGCCACTCGGCGGGGTAGCAGACGAGGACATCCCCGTCCACACCGTCACGGACACGCGCCTCGAAACCGTACCGTGTGAGGGTCTCGTCACGGCGCTTGCGGTAGGCTTCGGCTCGCTCGGCGTCGGCCCGCCGAGCCTGGCGCGTGAGTCGCTCTGCCGTCTCGACCACGTTGACTGGGAGTTCGTCCGTACTCGAGTGTTCACCCGGTTCAGTCATCCTCGAACGCCTCGTTGGCCAACCGATCGGCCCGTTCGTTGACCTCCCGCGGGACGTGCTCGAGCGACCAGGACTCGAAGCCATCGAGCAACTCCCGGACGCGAACCCGCCGTTCGCGCAAGTCGGGGTCGTTCGTGTTCCACTCGCCGCGAACCTGTCGGACGACGAGTTCGGAGTCGCTACGGACCTCGACGGCGTCGAAGCCGTACTCGGCGGCCACTTCCAGGGCGTGGATCAGCGCCGCGTACTCCGCCCGGTTGTTGGTGGCGCGGCCGATCCGCTTGCCCCCTTCGGTGACGATCCCCCCCTCGCCGGTGAGGACCACCCAGCCGATCGCCGCGGGGCCAGGGTTGCCCCGGGATGCGCCGTCGACGTAGACGTGGGCGCGTCCCCCGTCGTCGGACAGCAGTCCCACGAGACGTTCGGGATCGCCACCCTGGACGACGACCTTCCCGTCGTAGGCGACGGCAGTCGCACCCGCGTGACTCGCGCGCCAGCGCTCGTGATCAGTGTTGCCTGGTTCGATCTCGACCCCCCCGTCCCGGAGGCGATCGCGGGCGGCCGATGGGTCGCACTCGATGACCGGCATCGGCCGGGCTTATTCTGTCGACGGGTTAGACGTTTCCGGTCGGGACGCCCGATAAGATCGCCGCATGCATCCTTGCATCCAAGCCGGTGGCCCGGTCGCCCCCTCCGACCAGCAGTATATGACAAGTGGCGACAAAAACACCAAGCATTTAAGTTAGGTGAAGATGCTACTATAAAAGTGCGATGACACGGTCCACCCGCCAGCGGGAGCGCGAGCGTGAATCCGAGACCGAGCAAGACGAACAAGAGGGGGTGCGGGAATGTCCGGAGTGTAACTCTGAGAACCTGGTGAAAGACGGGGATCGGGGCGAGATCATCTGCGAGGACTGCGGGCTGGTCGTCGAGGAGGAGAGCATCGACCCGGGACCGGAGTGGCGGGCGTTCAACCACCAAGAGCGCCAAGAGAAGTCCCGCGTGGGCGCGCCGACGACCCAGACGATGCACGACAAGGGACTGACGACGACCATCGACTGGAAAGACAAAGACGCCTACGGCCGTTCTATCTCCTCGAAGAAGCGCAGCCAGATGCACCGACTGCGAAAGTGGCAGGAACGCATCCGGACCAAGGACGCGGGCGAGCGCAATCTCCAGTTCGCTCTGAGTGAGATCGACCGGATGGCTTCCGCGCTGGGCGTCCCCCGATCTGTCCGGGAGGTCGCATCCGTCATCTACCGCCGGGCGCTGGACGAAGACCTCATCCGCGGGCGCTCGATCGAGGGCGTCGCCACCTCTGCGCTGTACGCGGCCTGTCGGAAGGAAGGTATCCCGCGGAGTCTAGAGGAGATCAGCGAGGTTTCCCGCGTCGAGCGCAAGGAGATCGGCCGAACCTATCGATACATCTCACAGGAACTCGGCCTCGAGATGGAACCAGTCGATCCCAAGAAGTACGTCCCCCGCTTTTGCTCCGAACTCGAACTGAGCGAGGAAGTCCAGTCGAAAGCCAACGAGATCATCGAGACGACCGCCGAGAAGGGCCTGCTCTCGGGGAAGTCCCCGACGGGCTACGCCGCCGCCGCGATCTACGCCGCCTCTCTGTTGTGCAACGAGAAGAAAACTCAGCGTGAAGTCGCCGACGTCGCTCAGGTGACGGAAGTCACGATCCGTAACCGCTACCAGGAGCAGATCGAGGCGATGGGCATCCACAGCTAGGCCCGTCCGGGGTTGCCTGATTGTCCGACCCCTGTTTCGAATGCTGACGCTGCTGCCCGTATTCGGTTGTATCTGTCGTCACCGATCTCGTGGGTCGGCCAACTACCGCCCGGTCACTCCCGCTCGCGATCGCCGTATCGACTGTCTCACCGACACCGGTCCTCGAACCACATCGTTCCGGAGATGCCCTCGTCGGCTCAAGACATGTCTGGCGTGACGCCACTGTCCGATCGCGGACTGCGCTCTCCTGGGTAGGTATCCGATGCCGGACGGAGCGCAAGAAAAATTACTCCAGGGATTTCGCCCGGTTTTGATAGTCGCCACCGCAGTCACAGGCTCCAGGATGGGTCTTGGCTTCGACGATGTCACCACACTGGAGGCACTCGTAGGTAGAACTACTCGTCGGGTCGTTTTCCGCTTCGACGTCTTGGCCATGTGGCATGGTCGAATGCTCATCGTCTATCCTTAAATATTAATCGTAAGAAGAATACAAGGACAACAAAATGTGATTGTATGTCAAAAAGAAACGGAGTGATCAGGACTCTCTCAGGCCGGGATGAAACGATCAGTAGCCGTCATCGTATCAGAGAACATTGAGTTACGATAAGCCGACTCAATCGTCCTCGGCGGGAACACCGTCTAGATCTGTCTCGCTATCGGGAACACTCACAGTTTCGCGGTCGGGACCTTACTCCGCGAGGTCGTCGATCCAGGTGAGGGCAGCCATGGCCTTCGGGAAGCCGATCGTCGGGATCGCGAGGATCGCAACCTGTCGAAGGGTCTCGGGATCGACATCTTCCTCGAGGCCCCGCCGGACGTGTGAGTGAACGGCGCCCTCCGATTGGGTGCCGACCGCCAGGGCGAGTTTTACGAGCCGTTTGGTCTCCCCGTCGATCCCGCCGGCCGCAGAACAGGTTTCCCCGAGGTCGGCGTAGGCGTCCCACACGTCGGGGTAGTCCTGGCCAGTGCCGCGGGCGCATCCGGTAATTCGTCGATGTCGTCGATCTCGTCCGCCATGGGAGCCCCTTCAGACGGTGGTAGATTAACTGTTGGGCCGTGAGGTGACCGAAAACGGACGCTTATTCCCCTTCCAGCCGATCGAGGACTGCCTCGGTCAGCGCTTCGAAGTCAGCCGTGTGGGGAACCACGTCGACGTCGATCCCGTGGTCGGTCGCCGTCTCGCGGGTCGGCTCGCCGATGGTTCCCACGACCGCCGCACGCAACCCCTCGATCGCGGCCTCACGTTGACCGCGCTCGTCGGCGATCGCCAGGAAGTGCTCGACGGTCAGCGAGGAGGTGAACAGCGCCGCGTCGAGATCGCCCTCGGCGGCCAGCCGCACGGACTCGCCCGCGTCGTCCGGCCGGACCAGTCGGTAGAGGACCGTCTCGTGTACGTAGGCACCTGCGTCCCACAGCCCCTCGGGAAGCACGTCGCTGCCGTGATCGCTCCGGGCGATCTCGACCCGCGATCCGTCGACGCTGTCACCCAGCGCGTCGACCAGCCCCGTCGAGGAGAACGTTTCTGGGACGACATCGACGCTGATCCCGTGCTCCCGGAGCGCTGCGGCCGTCGGCTCACCGATCGCACACACCGTCTCCTCGCCGGCCGTCCACTCCTCGGCGACGAGTTCGGCCCCGGTCTTGCTCGTGAACACGACGAACGCCGCGTCGTCTCTGGGCAGTGCCCCGGTCGGCTCGACGGCCAGCATGGAGTCGGCGACCGGCTTGACACCGAGCGAGTCCAGCAGCGCGACTGCGTCCCGGAGCCGGTCGTCGTCGGGCCGGAAGACGGCGACGCGCGGTCGGTGAGTCGAACCGTCGTTTGCGCCCGCTCCAGATCGTTGGGCAGTCACTCGTATCCCCCCAGCCACTCCAGGACGTCCTCGCGGACGCCCGCCACTTCGCCGATGACCGTCACAGCCGGCGGTTCGATCCCGACCAAATCGCGGGCATCGACGATGGTCTCGACGGTCCCGGTGGCGACCTGCTGGCCGTCCCAGGTCGCGCGCTCGACCAGCGCCGCGGGCGTGTCGGGATCCATCCCGGCGTCGATCAGCGCGCGGGTGTACTCGGGCAGCCGGGTGACACCCATCAATACGACGATCGTCCCGCCGGTCGCGGCCAGCGCCTCCCAGTCGACAGCCGACTCCGCCTTGGTCGGGTCCTCGTGACCGGTGACGACCGTGACGCTGGAAGCGAACTCGCGGTGGGTCAGCGGGATGCCCGCGACTGCGGGGCCGCCGGTCGCCGAGGTGACACCGGGCACGACCTCGAAGGGGACGTCGTGGTCGGCGAGATAGGCCATCTCTTCGCCACCGCGGGCGAAGACAGTCGGGTCGCCGCCCTTCAGTCGGACGACCGTCTTGCCCTCCCGGGCGCGTTCGACCAGCCGGCGGTTGATCTCGGACTGGGGCGTCCGGTCGCCGTGGGCGCGCTTGCCCACGTCGACGCGGGCCTCGGCGGGGACGAGTTCGATGATGTCCTCGCCGGGCAACTTATCGTGCATGACGAGGTCGGCCTCTTCGAGCAACCGGCGGGCCTTGACCGTCAACAGTTCGGGGTCGCCGGGGCCGCTGCCGACCAGGTAGACCGTCCCGACGTCGCCAGTCACGTCGAATCCCCCGCCGCGTCCTCACGGGCACGTTCGATCAACTCGGCTGCGCCGCGGTCGGCGAGGTCCGCCGCCATCTCGCGGGCCGCCTCCGGATGATTCTCGACTGGCAGCGTCCGGCGATCGGCCACTTCCTCCTCGCCGTCCGGCGAAAGGATCCGAGCGGTCGTCGTGACGACTCGGCCCTGGAAGAGAGCCCGGACGCCGATCGGGGCGACACAGCCCCCGCCCAGTTCCTCGAGGATGGTCCGCTCGACGGTCGCCTCGACGCGCGTTCGGGGGTCGTCGAGCGTCTCGTGAATCCGCTCGACGACTGCCTCGTCGCTCGCGACGACGGCGAGAGTCCCCTGTCCCGGCGCGGGAACGAACTGTTCGGGCGGGAGCCGCTCGTACTCGACGTGATGGATCAGCCCAAGCCGTTCCATCCCGGCCTCGGCGAGGACGATCGCGTCGTACTCGGTGTCGACATCGCGTTCCAGTGCCCGGCGTTCGACCTCGGCGAGATCGGAGAACCACTCCTCGACGGTCCGTTCGAACTGAGGTTCTTCGTCCGCGTCGCCTTCGTCGTCTGTGTCGTCCCCGTTCTCGGCTTCTTCGGCCTCGACGCGGGCCTCGTGCTCCGCGTGGAGGGTCGGCGCGAGGAGTTTCTCGACGCGGGTGTCCACATTACCCCGGAGCGGCTGGACGTCCAGGTCGGGCCGTTCGGCCAGCAACTGGGCGCGCCGGCGCAGGCTTGACGTGCCAACAGTCGCGCCCTCCGAGAGGTCGGATAGCGAGACTCCATCCGGAGAGACCAGGAGGTCGCCGGCGGGACCGCGTTCGGGAACCGCGGCGACGATCAGGCCCTCGCGGTCCTCGGTGGGCACGTCCTTCAGGGAGTGGACGGCCGCATCAGCTTCACCTGCGAGGACGCGCTCGTCGAGACTGTGGACGAACGCGCCCGTCTTGCCCAGGCGGTGGATGAGTTCGTCGTCGATCCGGTCGCCGGCGGTCTCGACCTCGTGGAGTTCGACCTCGCGCCGGCGACCGGCGAGGGCGTCCCGGACGGTCGCGGCCTGCCGGAGCGCGAGATCCGATCCCCGTGTCGCCAGAGTCAGCGTGCTGGCTCGGCTACTCATTGGATCGGTCTCCACGGTCGAGCGGGATAACCCCACCGCTCGACCCTCAGAGGTGTAGGCGGCAGAACACTCCCCTGCCAGCTACTCAATACGGCTCGTCCTTCAGTCCGAGACCGTAGGCGATGGCATTCGTCCCGACGTGCAACAGCGGCGTCGCGACGATCACGACGGCAATCACCGGGAACGTGAACGTATCGGCGAACCAGCCGGGGGTGGCGAGCGCCGCGGCCACCAGCGCACCGACGACGAAGTCGAGCTGGTCAAGTCCGGGGACCGGCGCGCCGCGGTCCCTGTCCAGGCGGCGTTTGATGAACGAGGCGGCGACGTCGCCGAGCATGGCGCCCAGCGCCAGGGCGACGGCCGCTGAGAGGGGAAATCCCGGGAGGGGCATTCCCAGTGCATCGCTCGCAGCCGGGGCAAGCGCGTCGAGGGCGAGCGCCAGGACGGTCCCCGCACCCGTCCCTGCGGCCGTCCCGCGCCAGGTCTTGCCGTCGCCGAGTACCCGCCGCCCGCCCCAGGATCGACCACCGTCGATGGGCCGGCCGCCGCCAGCCAGCACTGCGGCGTTGTTCGGGACGTAGGCAGGCAACATCGCCCAGAGTGCCGTCGCGATCACAGCGAGCCAAGACATTCTGTCGATGGCTTCGCGTGGCGACGCTTAAGCGATGGCTATTCGATCCGTGAGTGATCGTCGAAGACGGTTGTGCACGGACGATACCGGGAGAATACCCCAGCTATATACGTGATTGGCGAGAACGCCGGTCAATAACAGGACCAATGTCACAGACACGAACGAATTCCAGATTCCAGTTTTCGCGTGGCGAACAGCTTTCGATCGGGAGCGCGGTCGTCGTCGTGATCGCGGCCTTTCTGCCCTGGATTACTGCGTCGATCCTGGGGACGAGCGTGACTGTCAGCGGGATCGACGGCGACGGGGTCTTCACCCTGGCGTTTGCGATCATCGCGGCCGCGCTCGTGGTGGCACGGCCCTGGGATCGGATCAACAAGATTGCCGTGGGCATTCTGGGCGGCCTCACTGCGGCCGTAGCGCTGTACTACATCGTCGATCCGGCGATGGGAGTCAAGGGTGGCGGCGCGGGGGCCGAACTCGCACGACAGGCACTGTCGCCGGGTATTGGTCTCTATCTCACCGCGCTCGGCGGGGTCGGGCTTGTGCTCGGTGCCGCACTGGAGACCGTGTCGTAAGCCCCGAGTATTGAAACGTCCCGGTGTCGAACACCCAATATGAGCGCCACCGGCCTCTGTGCGGTCTGTGGAGAGGGAAACGCCGAGTACACCTGCGATCGGTGTGGCTCACTCGTCTGTGAGCGCCACTATGAGCCCTCACTCGGGTACTGCGTCGAGTGTGCCGGCGAAGTCGGCGGTGGCAGACAGACGAACGGAAACGACCAGCCGGAAAACGGCGACACATACCAGTTCTGATCGTGTCTGAAGACGGTCACACCTACTGGCCCTGATCGACAGAGTCGAAGAGCACGACCGTGAGCCGCCCCAACAGGCGGGCGAGGGCGTTGAACAGGTGCAGCGCGACCAGCAAGACCAGCGCGCCGACGACCGACGCGATGAGTGCTTCCGGCAACGTGTCAATGACCACCATATCGAACCCGCCGGATCCGACGGA harbors:
- a CDS encoding uroporphyrinogen-III synthase; the protein is MTAQRSGAGANDGSTHRPRVAVFRPDDDRLRDAVALLDSLGVKPVADSMLAVEPTGALPRDDAAFVVFTSKTGAELVAEEWTAGEETVCAIGEPTAAALREHGISVDVVPETFSSTGLVDALGDSVDGSRVEIARSDHGSDVLPEGLWDAGAYVHETVLYRLVRPDDAGESVRLAAEGDLDAALFTSSLTVEHFLAIADERGQREAAIEGLRAAVVGTIGEPTRETATDHGIDVDVVPHTADFEALTEAVLDRLEGE
- the hemC gene encoding hydroxymethylbilane synthase, which codes for MSSRASTLTLATRGSDLALRQAATVRDALAGRRREVELHEVETAGDRIDDELIHRLGKTGAFVHSLDERVLAGEADAAVHSLKDVPTEDREGLIVAAVPERGPAGDLLVSPDGVSLSDLSEGATVGTSSLRRRAQLLAERPDLDVQPLRGNVDTRVEKLLAPTLHAEHEARVEAEEAENGDDTDDEGDADEEPQFERTVEEWFSDLAEVERRALERDVDTEYDAIVLAEAGMERLGLIHHVEYERLPPEQFVPAPGQGTLAVVASDEAVVERIHETLDDPRTRVEATVERTILEELGGGCVAPIGVRALFQGRVVTTTARILSPDGEEEVADRRTLPVENHPEAAREMAADLADRGAAELIERAREDAAGDST
- a CDS encoding zinc finger HIT domain-containing protein — translated: MSATGLCAVCGEGNAEYTCDRCGSLVCERHYEPSLGYCVECAGEVGGGRQTNGNDQPENGDTYQF
- a CDS encoding CDP-2,3-bis-(O-geranylgeranyl)-sn-glycerol synthase; amino-acid sequence: MSWLAVIATALWAMLPAYVPNNAAVLAGGGRPIDGGRSWGGRRVLGDGKTWRGTAAGTGAGTVLALALDALAPAASDALGMPLPGFPLSAAVALALGAMLGDVAASFIKRRLDRDRGAPVPGLDQLDFVVGALVAAALATPGWFADTFTFPVIAVVIVATPLLHVGTNAIAYGLGLKDEPY
- the cobA gene encoding uroporphyrinogen-III C-methyltransferase yields the protein MTGDVGTVYLVGSGPGDPELLTVKARRLLEEADLVMHDKLPGEDIIELVPAEARVDVGKRAHGDRTPQSEINRRLVERAREGKTVVRLKGGDPTVFARGGEEMAYLADHDVPFEVVPGVTSATGGPAVAGIPLTHREFASSVTVVTGHEDPTKAESAVDWEALAATGGTIVVLMGVTRLPEYTRALIDAGMDPDTPAALVERATWDGQQVATGTVETIVDARDLVGIEPPAVTVIGEVAGVREDVLEWLGGYE